The window AGACCCACGCCCTGCTGCAGCGCCACCGCGATGACGAACATGAAGCCGCTGAAGCCGATGGAGAACGGCAGGATCATCACCAGGCCCCGGCGCAGCGGCAGATTGGCGAAGAGACCCGGCGGGACCAGCGGGGTACGGCCCCCGCGTTCCGCCCGGCGTTCGACCAGGTAGAAGGCCGTCGCGGCGACGGGGAACAGGCCGAGTGACAGCCACGTCCACAGGGGCCAGCCCGCCGCCCGGCCCTCGGTCAGCGGGGCGAGCAGCGACACGAGGGCCACGGCGAGCAGCAGCGTGCCGGGCACGTCCACCGGCTGCGGATGCTGCGAGCGCGTCTCGGGAACGGTCCTGGCGGCCAGGAACAGGCCCAGCAGCACGACCGGCACGTTCACCAGGAAGACCGCGCGCCAGCCGGTGCCCGCGATGTCCGCCGCCACGAGAACCCCGCCGAGTATCTGCCCGGCCACCATGGAGAGCCCGGCCGTGGCGCCGTACAGGCCCATCGCCCGGGCGCGGCGCGGCCCCTCGGTCGCCGACTGGATGGTCGCGAGGACCTGCGGGAGCATCGCCGCGGACGCGGCGCCCTGGGCCACGCGCGCGGCGACGAGCGTCCAGGCCGTCGGCGCGAGGCCGCACGCCAGCGAGGTCAGCCCGAAGGCCACCATCCCGCCGAGGAAGAGCCTGCGCCGGCCGAACATGTCGCCGAGCCGGCCGCCTAGGACGAGGAGCACGGCGTACGCGACCCCGTATCCGGCGACGACGAGTTCGAGGACGGCGTCCCCCGCGGCCAGGTCGTGGCCGATCGTGGGCAGGGCGACGTTCACGATGAAGAAGTCGATGAGGGGCAGCGCCGCGCCGAGCAGCACGGTGAACAGCCCGAGTCCGCCGAGCACGGGTGGGGCGACGGGTGAGCGGGCGGTGCGGGGAGCGAGGATTTCGGTCACGGAGTCGAGCGTGCGCCTCCTCCCAAGGGTGGTACCAGAGTCTTCTTGTCCTGGTACAAGGAGTACCTGGAAACAGGGTCCGCGGGGCGGCAGGCTGGAGGCATGACGACCATGGCCGAGAAGACGACGGTACGGGCGGGCGAAGCCGTCGGGGTCGCCGGGCGCCGGGAGACCGGCGGGTCCCCGAGCGGGCCGGGCGGCCTGCCCGGGTCCGGCCCGACCGGCGGAGCGGGCAGCCGGCCCTCGGGCGAGTCGGAGATCCGGCGGCACGAGCTCGCCGCCTTCCTGCGGCACCGCCGCGAGCACATCACCCCCGAGCAGGTGGGCCTGCCCCGGGGCAGCCGCCGACGCACCCCCGGCCTGCGCCGGGAGGAGGTCGCGCAGCTCTCCGCGGTCGGCGTCACCTGGTACACGTGGCTCGAACAGGCCAGGGACATCCAGGTGTCGGTGCAGGTCCTCGACGCGCTCGCCCGCACCCTGATGCTGGACGGGAACGAGCGGGCCCATCTCTTCCGGCTGGCCGGTGCCGTCGACCCCACCCCGGCCTCGCGCTGCCCCACCATCACCCCGGCGCTGCTGCGGACGCTGGAGCAGCTGGAGCCCCTCCCGGCCTGCATCCAGAACAGCCGGTACGACATCCTCGCCTACAACCGCACGTACGGCAGGCTGCTGTGCGACCTCGACGACGTGCCGCCGGAGGACCGCAACTGCATGGTCCTCATCACCACGAACGAGCAGTGGCGCTCCTCGATCGTGCTGCTGGACGAGACGCTGCGGCTGATCGCCGCCAAGTTCCGGGCCTCGATGGCGGGGCATCTCGCCGACCCCGCCTGGAAGATGCTGCTCAAGCGGCTGCTCGCGGAGTCCGAGGAGTTCCGTGCGGTGTGGGAGCGGCACGAGGTGGTCGGCTCGCGCAGCAAGACCAAGTTCTTCGACAACAGGTACGTCGGGCGGCTCGACCTGGTCCACACCGACCTGTGGCTCGGTCCCGCGGAGGGGCCGCGCATGGTCACGTACGCGCCCGTCGACGACGAGTCCCGCGAGCGCCTGGAAAAGCTGCACGCGCTGGCGGTGGAGCGGGGCTGAGCTCCGGCGGGGCCGATCGTCGCGTACGGGCCGGGAGGAGGGCTGGTCGCGCAGTTCCCGGCGCTCCAGCTGGACGGGACGCGCCCCTGCCTTTCGTCCGTGGGGTGTGGCGGACCGCGCGCCACCGGCCCGCGCTGTCAGACGACGCCCGCCGACTCCTTGAGCTCCGCCGACGAGAGGTGCCGTGCCGTGCGATCGGCGGTCCGCCGGGCCCAGGGGCCGCTGGTCAGGGCGCCGACGGCCAGCACCGCCAGACCGCACGCGGCGATGATCCACCAGGCGGGGCGGGCCGCCGCGACGAAGCTGTCCCGGTACGAGGACGAGCCGACACCGGACGCGAGCACCGCGCCGATCACGGCGACACCCAGCGTCTGCCCGATCTGGCGGCTGGTGGAGGCGACGGCGGCGGCCACACCGGCCTGGGCGCGCGGCATGCCCGACACCGCGGTGTTGGTGATCGGGGCGTTCACGAAGCCGAAGCCGAGCCCGAACAGGACGTACCCGATGACGAGTGTCGTGTTCGCCGTCTCGGCCTCGAAGGCGGCGAAGAGCACTCCGCTCGCGGTCATCGCGGTGCCGGCGACCAGCAGGGACAGCCGGGGGCCGCGGCTGCCGACCAGCCGGCCGGACAGCGGCGCGCAGACGAACGTCATGGCAGCCATGGGGAGCATCCACAGGCCCGCGTGGAGGGCGCTCAGGCCCCGCACGTTCTGGAGGTAGAGCGTCGAGAGGAAGAGGAACCCGCCCAGCGCCGCGAACGCGCTGACCGCGATCACCGTGGCACCACTGAAAGGGGCCGAGCGGAAGAAGCGCAGGTCGATGAGGGGTTCGTCGCGGCGGGGCTCGTACCACAGGAGGGCGGCCAGGGCGGCGAACGCGATGGTGCCGAAGGCGAGGGTCTTGGCCGCGCCGGAGTCGGGCGCCTCGATGATCGCGTACGTCAGGGAGCCGAGCAGGGCGATCACCAGGAGCTGGCCGACCGGGTCCGGGCGGCGGGCCTTCGGGGCGCGGGACTCGGGCACGTACCGGAGGGTGAGCAGGAGTGCGGCCAGGCCCACCGGAAGGTTGACCCAGAAGATCGAGCGCCAGCCGACCGAGTCCACGAGAAGGCCGCCGACCAGTGGGCCGGCGGCCATGGATATGCCGACCACGCCGCCCCAGACGCCGATCGCGCGGGCGCGCTCGCGCGGGTCGGTGAAGGTGTTGGTGATGATCGACATGGCGACCGGGTTGAGCATGGAGCCGCCGACCGCCTGGATCATGCGGAAGGCGACGAGCGATTCGAGGTTGGGCGCGAGCGAGCAGAGGACCGAGCCGATCGTGAAGACGATCAGTCCCGCGAGGAAGACCTTCCTGCGGCCGATGCGGTCGGCGGTCGAACCCGCGAGCATCAACAGCGCGGCCAGGACCAGGGTGTACGCGTCGATCGTCCACTGCATGCCGGCCAGGCTCGTGTGCAGGTCCTTCTGCATGGAGGGCAGCGCGACGTTCAGGACGGTGTTGTCGAGGCTCACGATCAGCAGGCTCATGCAGCAGATCGCGAGAACCAGCAGTCGCCGGCGGTGGCTGAGCTCGGGCATGCCCATCAGCGTACGCCCGTTTCGGTAGTGTGCCTAACTAACGACCATGGTCGTCAGGGGCTTCCGTGGCACCGGTCGGCGTGCGCGACAATGGGGGAATGTCCACGCCCACGTCCACGGTGAAGTCCGCCCTGCGGATCGGCCCCCACACCGTCCAGCCGCCCGTCGTGCTCGCCCCCATGGCGGGCATCACGAACGCGCCCTTCCGCACGCTGTGCAGGGAGTTCAGCGGAGGCAAAGGGCTGTTCGTCAGCGAGATGATCACCACGCGGGCGCTGGTCGAGCGCAACGAGAAGACCATGCAGCTGATCCACTTCGACGCGTCGGAGACCCCGCGCTCGATCCAGCTGTACGGCGTCGACCCCGCGACCGTCGGCAAGGCCGTCCGCATGATCGCGGACGAGGGCCTCGCCGACCACATCGACCTGAACTTCGGCTGCCCGGTCCCCAAGGTGACCCGCAAGGGCGGCGGCTCGGCCCTCCCGTACAAGCGGCACCTGCTGCGGGCGATCCTGCGCGAGGCGGTGTCCGGGGCGGGCGACCTGCCGGTCACCATGAAGATGCGCAAGGGCATCGACGACGACCACATCACCTATCTCGACGCGGGGCGGATCGCCGTCGAGGAGGGCGTGACGGCGATCGCGCTGCACGGCCGCACCGCCGCGCAGCACTACGGCGGGACGGCCGACTGGGAGGCCATCGCGCGGCTGAAGGAGCACGTCCCGGAGATCCCCGTCCTCGGCAACGGCGACATCTGGTCGGCCGACGACGCGTTGCGGATGGTGCGCGAGACCGGCTGCGACGGGGTGGTCGTCGGCCGGGGCTGCCTCGGGCGGCCCTGGCTCTTCGGTGACCTGGTGGCAGCCTTCGAGGGCCCGGCCGGTGCGCGGGCCGGGGGCCCCGACGGATACGGCGCCCGTCCGACCCTGCGTGAGGTGGCGGCCGTCATGGTCCGGCACGCGACCCTGCTCGGGGAGTGGATCGGGGACGAGGCGCGCGGAGTCATCGACTTCCGCAAGCATGTGGCCTGGTATCTGAAGGGGTTCGCCGTCGGGTCGGAGATGCGCAAGCGCCTCGCGATCACCTCGTCCCTGGCCGAACTCTCCGAGGGGCTTGAGGAGTTGCAGTTGGACCAGCCCTGGCCGCTGGGCGCTGACGGGCCCCGCGGGCGGACGTCCGGCAACAACAGGGTTGTCCTGCCGGACGGTTGGCTCAAGGACCCTTACGACTGCGCGGGCATCAGTGAGGACGCGGAGCTGGATACCTCCGGCGGTTGAGAGTCGGCCGCGGGCCGGTGGGGTTGCTCGCGCAGTTCCCCGCGCCCCTTGAAAGCAGGGGCGCGGGGAACTGCTCGACCAGCCCGAACGAACCCGCACCCGACACACCGAACCTCAGGCGCCCACGGCCGTGAGCAGCGCCAGTGGGGCCGCCGCGGACCGGGATTCGCGCACGCACGCATGCGGATACGGCACCGGCTCCGCATGCGTCTCGCGCCCGTAACCCGCGAGAACCTCCGGCAGCCGATGCCCCGCCGCCGTCGCCGCGTCCACCAGGCCGTGGGCGACCGTCCGCGCCTCGTCGTGGAGCCCGTACCGGGCGAGCCCCAGCGTGATCAGCGCGTTGTCGTGCGGCCACACCGACCCCCGGTGGTACGACAGCGGATGGTAGGCGGGCTGGCCCGAGGCGACCGTCCGCACGCCCCACCCGGAGAAGAAGTCCGGCTCCAGGAGCCTGCGCCCCACGGCCTCCCCGTACTCCTTGTCCAGCAGACCGGACCACAGAAGGTGACCCGCGTCGGACGCGAGCGCGTCGACGTGGTTGCCGTCGCTGTCGAGGGCGAGCGCGGGGAAGGAGTGGTCCGGCATCCAGAAGTCCCGCTGGAACCGGTCACGGAGATCCCCGGCGGCCTGCTCCAGCAGCGCCGCGTACACCTCGTCGTCCCACACCGTCCGGGCCAGGTGCGCG of the Streptomyces aurantiacus genome contains:
- a CDS encoding MFS transporter, giving the protein MTEILAPRTARSPVAPPVLGGLGLFTVLLGAALPLIDFFIVNVALPTIGHDLAAGDAVLELVVAGYGVAYAVLLVLGGRLGDMFGRRRLFLGGMVAFGLTSLACGLAPTAWTLVAARVAQGAASAAMLPQVLATIQSATEGPRRARAMGLYGATAGLSMVAGQILGGVLVAADIAGTGWRAVFLVNVPVVLLGLFLAARTVPETRSQHPQPVDVPGTLLLAVALVSLLAPLTEGRAAGWPLWTWLSLGLFPVAATAFYLVERRAERGGRTPLVPPGLFANLPLRRGLVMILPFSIGFSGFMFVIAVALQQGVGLSPVRAGLTLAPMAVSFFVVSLLGPRLVSRWGTRVVTAGGLLQAVGVGVLALTVWGSWPHVGGLELWPGVIVAGAGQALQLPVLFRVILSEVPAARAGVGSGVMITAQQSALALGVATLGTLFLTLVPGHGMRDALVVTLLVQLAGVALTTALSLRLPRVIA
- the dusB gene encoding tRNA dihydrouridine synthase DusB, which translates into the protein MSTPTSTVKSALRIGPHTVQPPVVLAPMAGITNAPFRTLCREFSGGKGLFVSEMITTRALVERNEKTMQLIHFDASETPRSIQLYGVDPATVGKAVRMIADEGLADHIDLNFGCPVPKVTRKGGGSALPYKRHLLRAILREAVSGAGDLPVTMKMRKGIDDDHITYLDAGRIAVEEGVTAIALHGRTAAQHYGGTADWEAIARLKEHVPEIPVLGNGDIWSADDALRMVRETGCDGVVVGRGCLGRPWLFGDLVAAFEGPAGARAGGPDGYGARPTLREVAAVMVRHATLLGEWIGDEARGVIDFRKHVAWYLKGFAVGSEMRKRLAITSSLAELSEGLEELQLDQPWPLGADGPRGRTSGNNRVVLPDGWLKDPYDCAGISEDAELDTSGG
- a CDS encoding MFS transporter; this encodes MPELSHRRRLLVLAICCMSLLIVSLDNTVLNVALPSMQKDLHTSLAGMQWTIDAYTLVLAALLMLAGSTADRIGRRKVFLAGLIVFTIGSVLCSLAPNLESLVAFRMIQAVGGSMLNPVAMSIITNTFTDPRERARAIGVWGGVVGISMAAGPLVGGLLVDSVGWRSIFWVNLPVGLAALLLTLRYVPESRAPKARRPDPVGQLLVIALLGSLTYAIIEAPDSGAAKTLAFGTIAFAALAALLWYEPRRDEPLIDLRFFRSAPFSGATVIAVSAFAALGGFLFLSTLYLQNVRGLSALHAGLWMLPMAAMTFVCAPLSGRLVGSRGPRLSLLVAGTAMTASGVLFAAFEAETANTTLVIGYVLFGLGFGFVNAPITNTAVSGMPRAQAGVAAAVASTSRQIGQTLGVAVIGAVLASGVGSSSYRDSFVAAARPAWWIIAACGLAVLAVGALTSGPWARRTADRTARHLSSAELKESAGVV
- a CDS encoding helix-turn-helix transcriptional regulator; translation: MTTMAEKTTVRAGEAVGVAGRRETGGSPSGPGGLPGSGPTGGAGSRPSGESEIRRHELAAFLRHRREHITPEQVGLPRGSRRRTPGLRREEVAQLSAVGVTWYTWLEQARDIQVSVQVLDALARTLMLDGNERAHLFRLAGAVDPTPASRCPTITPALLRTLEQLEPLPACIQNSRYDILAYNRTYGRLLCDLDDVPPEDRNCMVLITTNEQWRSSIVLLDETLRLIAAKFRASMAGHLADPAWKMLLKRLLAESEEFRAVWERHEVVGSRSKTKFFDNRYVGRLDLVHTDLWLGPAEGPRMVTYAPVDDESRERLEKLHALAVERG